A window of candidate division KSB1 bacterium contains these coding sequences:
- a CDS encoding DUF354 domain-containing protein yields MTFRLYDLRLLFDICHPAEVHHFRHLYRSLKKRGWTGLFAARDKDVTRQLLAAYDLPAVIWSEPGQSVLKKIAGIPRDLYEFYHIVRTFKPDVMLSTASLHSSWIGGLLNIPHIACLDTEHRVGLDRLTLPFVTVKLVSNSYQRRLGGRTLRYNGTHESAYLHPDRFQADLGVLKELGVKDQDYVMVRFVAWNAFHDHRGDGMTDRQRIDLVSLILNHKKVFVCAENDLPADLQPYRFPLPPHRFHHALAFAQSCISEGATTAAEAVWAGTPAVLLNPFELGYIQDAKHYGALVQKKAFTDTNPDFWENWLIRSKSGYRHAIQTYRRDHIDSTLFMERYLLSYE; encoded by the coding sequence TTGACTTTTAGACTTTACGACTTGCGACTATTATTCGACATTTGCCACCCCGCCGAAGTTCACCATTTCCGGCACCTGTACCGGTCTCTGAAAAAACGCGGCTGGACCGGTTTGTTTGCGGCGCGCGACAAGGACGTGACGCGGCAATTGCTGGCGGCGTACGATCTGCCGGCCGTGATCTGGAGCGAACCGGGACAATCGGTGTTAAAAAAAATAGCCGGTATTCCGCGCGATCTTTATGAATTTTATCATATCGTGCGTACCTTTAAACCCGACGTGATGCTGAGCACCGCCTCGCTGCACAGCAGCTGGATCGGCGGCTTGTTGAACATTCCGCACATCGCCTGTCTGGATACCGAGCACAGAGTCGGCCTGGATCGGCTCACGTTGCCCTTTGTTACGGTCAAACTGGTCAGTAACAGCTATCAACGCAGACTCGGCGGCCGCACCCTGCGATACAACGGCACGCATGAATCGGCTTATCTGCACCCGGATCGGTTTCAGGCGGATTTGGGAGTGCTGAAAGAACTGGGTGTTAAAGATCAAGACTATGTCATGGTTCGGTTTGTGGCCTGGAATGCGTTCCATGATCATCGGGGAGACGGTATGACCGATCGACAACGGATTGACCTGGTGTCTCTGATTTTAAACCACAAAAAGGTGTTTGTTTGCGCGGAAAACGATCTGCCCGCCGACCTGCAGCCGTACCGGTTCCCGTTGCCGCCGCATCGGTTTCATCATGCTTTGGCGTTTGCACAATCCTGTATCAGTGAGGGAGCGACAACCGCGGCAGAGGCGGTATGGGCGGGCACGCCGGCGGTGCTGCTGAACCCGTTTGAACTGGGATATATTCAAGATGCGAAACACTATGGGGCTCTGGTGCAAAAAAAGGCTTTCACGGACACGAATCCCGATTTTTGGGAAAATTGGCTGATCCGGTCAAAATCCGGGTACCGGCATGCCATCCAGACATACCGGCGTGATCATATTGATTCTACGTTATTTATGGAACGGTATTTGCTCTCATATGAATGA
- a CDS encoding sugar transferase: MFHYSRSTIFGTLLLLMGLEIAWFWTQSSKIRKSRGGDIEDINEVRKYIEHYEGKPQIAADTGTGHWTKPKQSAIADLKDRYLSANPDLFHVLAENLDLTRVDALRAKVLTTSTLYNIDVLPEDELQLFINLEKINNIRFINRYFLQVHRKLVRGGYFILRKTRLETFRESLDNRFPRPLAFMIYGLYFTWYRVCPKLPGCQKLYFLISKGEKRVFSRAEIAGRLYFCGFHLLGIHTINGEHWYIAQKNGLPSTDLNPSYGPLIKLKRVGYQGKLINVYKLRTMHPYAEYLQDYVYQQNQLDESGKLRDDFRMTEWGRVFRKFWIDEVPQFVNLMRGEMRLFGVRALSRHYYSLYPPDVQNMRIRHKPGLVPPFYADMPKSFEDIIESERQYLIRKEKEPWKTDVIYFARAVMNILFRHARSH, translated from the coding sequence TTGTTTCATTATTCCCGATCCACTATTTTTGGCACATTGCTGCTTTTGATGGGGCTTGAAATTGCATGGTTTTGGACGCAAAGCTCGAAAATCCGTAAAAGCCGGGGGGGTGATATTGAGGACATTAATGAGGTACGCAAGTATATCGAGCACTATGAAGGTAAACCTCAAATCGCTGCTGATACGGGGACGGGGCATTGGACAAAACCCAAACAGAGCGCCATTGCAGATCTCAAAGATCGATATTTATCCGCGAATCCAGATCTTTTTCATGTCCTTGCCGAAAATCTGGATTTGACTCGTGTTGATGCGTTGCGCGCCAAAGTCCTAACAACATCAACATTATATAATATTGATGTTCTGCCGGAGGATGAGCTTCAATTGTTCATTAATCTCGAAAAAATCAACAATATTCGTTTTATCAACCGCTATTTCCTTCAGGTTCACCGTAAACTCGTTCGCGGCGGGTATTTTATACTGCGCAAAACGCGCCTGGAGACGTTTCGGGAGTCGCTGGACAATCGGTTTCCCAGGCCGCTGGCGTTTATGATATACGGTCTTTATTTTACCTGGTATCGGGTTTGTCCCAAGTTGCCCGGGTGTCAAAAGCTGTATTTCCTTATTTCCAAAGGCGAAAAACGCGTTTTTTCCCGGGCGGAAATCGCGGGACGCTTGTACTTTTGCGGATTTCATTTGCTGGGTATACACACGATCAATGGCGAGCATTGGTATATCGCTCAAAAAAACGGATTGCCGAGCACGGATTTGAATCCGTCATACGGACCGCTTATCAAATTAAAACGTGTCGGCTATCAGGGAAAATTGATCAATGTTTACAAACTGCGAACCATGCATCCTTATGCCGAATATCTGCAGGATTATGTCTATCAGCAGAACCAACTCGATGAATCCGGCAAGCTCAGGGACGACTTTCGCATGACGGAATGGGGAAGGGTGTTTCGAAAGTTCTGGATTGATGAAGTGCCGCAGTTTGTGAATCTGATGCGCGGCGAAATGCGTCTGTTTGGCGTGCGCGCCTTGAGCCGGCATTATTATTCGTTGTATCCTCCGGATGTACAGAATATGAGAATCAGACACAAGCCCGGACTGGTTCCTCCGTTTTATGCGGATATGCCGAAAAGTTTTGAGGATATCATTGAATCCGAGCGACAGTATCTGATTCGCAAAGAAAAAGAGCCCTGGAAAACCGATGTGATCTACTTTGCCAGGGCGGTGATGAACATACTGTTCAGACACGCCCGCAGTCACTAG
- a CDS encoding YjbH domain-containing protein, whose amino-acid sequence MTCTVLIAASTVPEHLADELARLGFENVVCYENRHGQLAVQYENRIHRDEVRALSAVLKCVDECVETEQRIMLLPVSRGMINTGISIHLTDYRAFIAREMNDATFFERIHFIKTKKFDLKSLTGQPRNTPLGKIDISVLPGMNFQLGNYEDRVKLNLNIYPDFRVRLWDGAEIQVQPVIPVFDEIYTEQGVYDKSIRLSRATLSQFLTVPGDIRMIVAAGAFVPERWGAGIEMNRMFFNRTLLMGGRLHRTGFLFYQDQEWNISTDMLTTGSAYARIFLKPWNMSAGLSYEQFLMRDEGFSFDIARYFGETRLGFYVTRTDRDTHGGFRFTIPFSHPKHSAPNRLRIRWGEYYVWNYKASSEVYTYGGPIDTGISVQSGTEWRHVYKRLWPSYLKNNLSFLK is encoded by the coding sequence GTGACATGCACTGTATTGATTGCCGCGTCAACGGTACCTGAGCATCTTGCAGATGAGCTGGCCCGGTTGGGCTTTGAAAATGTGGTCTGTTATGAAAACCGGCACGGTCAATTGGCCGTCCAGTACGAAAACCGCATCCACCGGGATGAGGTCCGGGCGCTTTCAGCGGTCCTCAAGTGTGTGGATGAATGCGTTGAAACGGAACAGCGAATTATGCTGCTGCCCGTGAGTCGCGGTATGATCAACACGGGCATCAGTATTCATCTAACGGATTACCGGGCGTTTATCGCGCGGGAAATGAACGATGCAACGTTCTTTGAAAGAATTCACTTTATAAAAACAAAAAAATTCGATTTAAAATCTTTAACCGGCCAACCCCGAAACACCCCGTTGGGGAAAATAGATATTTCTGTTCTGCCCGGGATGAATTTTCAATTGGGCAATTACGAGGATCGTGTTAAACTGAATTTGAATATTTATCCGGATTTTCGTGTGCGATTGTGGGATGGAGCGGAAATACAGGTGCAGCCTGTAATACCCGTGTTTGACGAGATTTATACGGAGCAGGGCGTTTATGACAAGTCGATACGGCTCTCCAGAGCAACGCTCTCCCAGTTTCTAACCGTTCCGGGAGATATCAGAATGATTGTCGCAGCCGGCGCCTTCGTGCCGGAGCGCTGGGGGGCGGGAATCGAAATGAACCGCATGTTTTTCAATCGGACTCTGTTAATGGGCGGCAGACTGCACAGAACCGGATTTTTGTTTTATCAGGATCAAGAGTGGAACATTTCCACTGATATGCTCACCACAGGGTCTGCTTATGCGCGTATTTTTTTAAAACCCTGGAATATGTCAGCCGGATTAAGCTATGAGCAATTTCTGATGCGAGACGAGGGCTTTTCTTTTGACATTGCACGTTATTTCGGTGAAACCAGATTGGGGTTTTATGTGACCCGAACCGATCGGGATACGCATGGCGGGTTCCGGTTTACGATTCCCTTTTCTCATCCCAAACATTCCGCTCCAAACCGGCTGCGGATACGCTGGGGCGAGTATTATGTGTGGAATTATAAAGCCTCCAGCGAGGTTTATACCTATGGCGGACCGATTGACACCGGCATCTCTGTGCAATCCGGTACGGAGTGGCGGCATGTATACAAACGTCTCTGGCCGTCATATTTGAAAAATAATTTGAGTTTCCTAAAATAA
- a CDS encoding YjbH domain-containing protein, with protein MSKPLYNLCFCLLLAFGARAEPFASVYGYSGLFVTPTATIMPDGQMRIGVSRMPRIDHVPMGYKERTMVFGALSYLPFMEGLLGVVSPDQHPAGMGTRTLALRMRLLRQSRLWPAIAIGAQDFVGGKALDVSIKGSQLFAATYVVLTKDEKLPGWLGRTPLTWNIGYGTDWLDANTHHLVGLWGGVSLQPMQPVRVVAEYDGRHTNLAAKLDLFSHLQVTYAWWNLRYMTWQMSLYFTL; from the coding sequence ATGAGTAAACCGCTTTACAACCTATGTTTTTGTTTGCTGCTCGCTTTTGGAGCGAGAGCTGAACCCTTTGCGTCGGTGTACGGGTACAGTGGACTTTTTGTCACACCGACCGCGACGATCATGCCGGACGGGCAGATGCGCATCGGGGTCAGCCGCATGCCGCGGATTGATCATGTGCCCATGGGCTATAAAGAACGCACCATGGTGTTCGGCGCTTTAAGCTATCTGCCGTTTATGGAAGGGTTGCTGGGCGTGGTGTCGCCGGACCAGCATCCCGCAGGTATGGGAACCCGTACGCTGGCGCTGCGCATGCGTTTACTGCGTCAAAGCCGATTATGGCCCGCCATTGCCATCGGCGCCCAGGACTTTGTCGGCGGAAAAGCGCTTGATGTTTCGATCAAAGGCTCGCAGCTGTTTGCCGCCACTTATGTGGTGTTGACCAAAGATGAAAAATTACCCGGATGGCTGGGACGAACCCCCCTGACCTGGAATATCGGTTACGGCACCGACTGGCTGGATGCCAATACCCACCATCTCGTCGGACTCTGGGGCGGTGTGTCGCTGCAGCCCATGCAGCCGGTCCGGGTTGTCGCTGAATATGACGGCCGCCATACCAATCTCGCGGCCAAACTCGATCTCTTTTCGCATCTGCAGGTGACCTATGCCTGGTGGAACCTAAGATATATGACCTGGCAAATGAGTTTATACTTTACCTTGTGA
- a CDS encoding radical SAM protein, producing MSYATFEKREKLPNIPVRGTLTLTYRCNNDCRHCWVREAPGDPKKKEELSTEEWIDLIDQARAMGTREWSITGGEPMLRPDFLEIFQQATRQYRRYSLNTNGTFLTPKIAKQIAANPKGRIMVALYGATEDVNDHITRNPGSYQAALRGMRYLKEAGVKFEVQIVPMRDNIHQLEDMKALAETISPHWRLGAVWYYLHKDRDESKNKEIRAQRLPAEVVVELDNVAFSDQNKDSACQIQASGKNILQPCLEKINHFAIDPFGHLSFCDFIRKPELLYDLRKGTFKEGWERFIPSLNQVTADTDYTDNCGVCGRRSSCRWCPAYAWLETGSFSKPISYLCDIADMTSREKQKWQDEHIRYYSIGGLTVKLESELPVTDNTFASSIRTFETLPAPEDLYIRHSFNFPNMQRVDFGPRLQTRDVWDIRKKGETVYYLKYTDEQRNGHEPVRITASNDDHSRWFVYHRNDKEYKDGELESLSFAPNDQLILSNLVAHHQSTLVHASGFQVNDLGLLVPGQSGAGKSTFTKLFAEQADILSDDRVIIKKSGNRFQLYGTWKHSSIPAVSPGPSPLSMILFPVHDRENKLAPVKTMMDFYQQMLPKLVKPLPDEKWWQHTLSFLEKLYAAVPAYYVHFDLSGSIVPILLETESCV from the coding sequence ATGAGCTACGCAACGTTTGAAAAAAGAGAAAAACTGCCGAATATACCGGTGCGGGGGACATTGACGCTGACATACCGCTGCAACAATGACTGCCGCCACTGCTGGGTGCGGGAAGCGCCGGGCGATCCAAAGAAAAAAGAAGAGTTGTCCACAGAGGAATGGATTGACCTGATCGATCAGGCGCGCGCCATGGGCACGCGCGAGTGGTCGATCACCGGCGGCGAGCCCATGCTGCGCCCGGATTTTCTCGAGATTTTTCAACAGGCCACCCGCCAGTACCGGCGCTATTCTCTCAACACCAACGGCACGTTTTTAACCCCCAAAATCGCAAAACAAATCGCCGCCAACCCCAAAGGCCGCATTATGGTGGCCCTGTACGGCGCCACTGAAGATGTCAATGACCATATCACCCGCAATCCGGGATCCTACCAGGCCGCCCTGCGCGGTATGCGCTATTTAAAAGAAGCGGGCGTCAAGTTTGAAGTCCAGATCGTGCCCATGCGCGATAATATTCATCAATTGGAAGATATGAAAGCGTTGGCTGAAACGATCAGTCCGCATTGGCGGCTGGGAGCGGTGTGGTACTATTTGCACAAAGACCGGGATGAGAGTAAGAATAAAGAGATTCGGGCGCAACGTTTACCGGCAGAGGTCGTGGTTGAACTTGACAACGTTGCGTTTTCAGACCAGAATAAAGATAGCGCTTGTCAGATTCAAGCCTCGGGAAAAAATATCTTACAACCCTGTCTGGAAAAAATCAATCATTTTGCCATCGATCCTTTTGGACATTTATCGTTTTGTGATTTTATTAGAAAACCGGAATTACTCTATGATTTGCGGAAAGGAACGTTTAAGGAGGGATGGGAACGGTTCATACCATCTTTGAATCAAGTCACAGCAGATACCGACTATACTGACAATTGCGGTGTATGCGGCCGGCGTTCTTCATGTCGCTGGTGTCCCGCCTACGCGTGGCTGGAAACCGGTTCTTTTTCCAAACCGATTTCTTATCTCTGTGATATTGCTGATATGACCAGCCGCGAAAAACAGAAATGGCAGGATGAACATATTCGCTATTATTCGATTGGCGGATTGACAGTCAAGCTTGAATCGGAACTACCCGTTACGGATAACACCTTTGCGAGTTCAATTCGAACCTTTGAAACCTTACCGGCTCCCGAAGACCTTTATATTCGGCATTCATTTAATTTTCCAAATATGCAGCGGGTGGATTTCGGTCCGCGTTTACAAACCCGCGACGTCTGGGATATCCGCAAAAAGGGTGAAACGGTTTACTATTTGAAATATACCGACGAACAGCGGAATGGACATGAACCTGTGCGCATCACGGCCAGCAATGACGATCATTCGCGATGGTTTGTTTATCACCGAAATGATAAGGAATATAAAGATGGTGAACTGGAATCATTATCTTTTGCCCCGAATGATCAATTGATCCTGTCAAATCTTGTCGCCCATCATCAAAGCACCCTGGTGCACGCCAGTGGGTTTCAGGTGAATGATCTGGGATTATTGGTACCCGGACAATCCGGCGCCGGCAAATCAACGTTTACAAAATTGTTCGCTGAGCAGGCTGATATTCTTTCCGATGATCGTGTTATCATCAAAAAATCTGGCAACCGCTTTCAACTGTACGGTACCTGGAAACACAGCAGTATCCCCGCAGTCTCGCCGGGGCCTTCGCCTCTTTCCATGATTTTATTCCCCGTGCATGACCGGGAAAACAAACTTGCACCCGTAAAAACCATGATGGACTTTTATCAGCAAATGCTGCCCAAACTCGTCAAGCCTTTACCCGACGAGAAGTGGTGGCAACATACCTTGTCATTTCTTGAAAAACTGTATGCCGCCGTACCCGCCTATTATGTTCATTTCGATCTCTCGGGCAGCATTGTACCGATTTTACTTGAAACTGAAAGCTGTGTATGA
- a CDS encoding radical SAM protein, with the protein MSEYVDKVYNIPFDKKAVTLRHLDIELTERCNNNCVHCYINKPVSHQCDEMSTDFIRELIQQAADKGCLSIRFTGGEPLLRPDFAELYTVARQLGIRVILFTNATLLHTDIITLFTDIPPLYPIEVTLYGMHQSSYEAVSRKPNTFRPAWEGIQALWKNNIPFVVKQAFLPPNYNERLEFEAWAETIPCMNQKPDYALNFDLRVRRDSETRNHEIRNVRMSPEHFVEIMARNPKRYLNEMQQFMKKFSKPPGNKLFTCGAGCSAWTVDSFGNLQVCLMVRHPNLIVNLHELPLDEAMQILTRRKESLYSRNIEYRERCAQCFLYDRCRQCPGTAWCEHGVMDQPVDYYCALAHAEAQACGLLTAGEKAWEVRNRENRIRKLQTRERLVHEKSS; encoded by the coding sequence ATGAGTGAATATGTAGATAAAGTATACAATATCCCGTTTGATAAAAAAGCAGTGACATTGCGGCACCTGGATATCGAGTTGACGGAACGCTGCAACAACAATTGTGTACACTGTTACATCAATAAACCGGTTTCGCATCAGTGTGATGAGATGAGTACTGACTTTATCCGCGAATTGATTCAACAGGCTGCGGACAAAGGCTGCCTGAGTATCAGATTCACCGGGGGTGAGCCGCTGTTGCGTCCTGATTTTGCCGAGCTTTACACAGTTGCGAGACAATTGGGCATTCGCGTTATATTGTTCACCAATGCGACATTGCTTCACACGGATATCATTACCTTGTTTACAGATATACCGCCGCTTTACCCCATTGAGGTGACGTTATATGGCATGCATCAGTCATCTTATGAGGCGGTATCCCGCAAGCCGAACACGTTCCGTCCTGCATGGGAGGGGATTCAGGCGTTATGGAAGAATAATATTCCTTTTGTGGTCAAACAGGCTTTTCTGCCGCCCAATTATAATGAACGCCTGGAATTTGAAGCCTGGGCGGAAACCATACCGTGTATGAATCAAAAACCGGATTACGCGCTGAATTTTGATTTGCGGGTGCGACGGGATTCAGAAACCCGAAATCATGAAATACGCAATGTACGCATGAGTCCTGAACACTTTGTCGAAATTATGGCACGTAATCCCAAACGTTATCTGAATGAAATGCAGCAATTTATGAAAAAGTTTTCAAAACCGCCCGGTAACAAGCTGTTTACCTGCGGCGCCGGATGCTCCGCATGGACGGTGGATTCATTCGGCAATCTTCAGGTTTGTCTGATGGTGCGCCACCCGAACCTAATTGTCAATTTGCATGAGCTCCCCCTGGATGAAGCGATGCAGATATTGACCCGACGCAAAGAGTCTTTGTATTCCAGAAATATAGAGTACAGGGAACGATGTGCCCAATGCTTTCTTTATGACCGGTGTCGCCAATGTCCGGGAACGGCCTGGTGCGAACATGGGGTTATGGATCAACCGGTGGATTACTATTGTGCGCTGGCTCATGCTGAAGCACAGGCTTGCGGATTATTGACCGCCGGAGAAAAAGCGTGGGAGGTGAGAAACCGGGAAAATCGGATCAGAAAACTGCAGACAAGGGAACGGCTTGTACATGAAAAGTCGAGTTAA
- a CDS encoding GNAT family N-acetyltransferase: MQRLFDVYEAQPDDIPELKRWLNKKNKKPTVSGEKEFILIARFQGMLAGCIQLIYFGEMRPQMPHYWLYALIVKPLFRSMGCGEKLFRCAIAFAEQRQFNTLHLLVNPENSQALNIYRKSGFEMDHDLAFSWNNNYQILTYKKGAKNG, translated from the coding sequence ATGCAACGGCTTTTCGATGTTTATGAGGCGCAACCGGATGATATACCCGAACTGAAACGCTGGCTGAATAAAAAAAACAAAAAACCGACGGTTTCCGGTGAAAAGGAGTTCATTCTCATCGCCCGGTTTCAGGGCATGCTTGCGGGATGTATTCAATTAATCTATTTTGGCGAGATGCGTCCTCAAATGCCGCATTATTGGCTGTATGCGCTCATCGTCAAACCGCTGTTCCGCAGTATGGGATGCGGAGAAAAATTATTCCGATGCGCAATTGCATTTGCAGAGCAAAGACAGTTCAATACATTGCATTTGTTGGTGAATCCTGAAAATTCACAGGCTTTGAACATTTATCGGAAATCAGGTTTTGAGATGGATCATGACCTTGCATTCAGCTGGAATAACAACTATCAAATTTTGACCTATAAAAAAGGAGCAAAAAATGGCTGA
- a CDS encoding PqqD family protein, with protein MADIQWDSVYKQNKDVVAREIENEYILVPVTAGIGDLDEEIYALNETGRLIWDKIDGIKDINAVKAELLSEFKVQEQELARDINGFVQELEKRNILIKVS; from the coding sequence ATGGCTGACATCCAATGGGACAGCGTTTACAAACAGAACAAAGATGTCGTCGCGCGGGAAATTGAAAATGAATATATCCTGGTGCCGGTCACGGCGGGTATCGGGGACTTGGATGAAGAAATTTATGCTTTAAATGAAACCGGACGTCTGATTTGGGATAAAATTGATGGTATTAAAGATATAAATGCTGTCAAGGCGGAGCTGCTGAGCGAATTCAAAGTGCAGGAACAGGAGCTCGCCCGCGATATAAACGGGTTTGTCCAGGAACTGGAAAAACGCAATATTTTGATCAAAGTGTCTTGA
- a CDS encoding S24/S26 family peptidase, whose protein sequence is MYPFIRNQDVVIIEPFNRRPHLGDVVAFRHPKFRGLAIHRVVGRRKDSFLLKGDNAKRADGWLAFSQLTGCVVQTERNARLRRPQSRLESILIAGLSRIGLLIPIRKMIKSNMPGMVSPLQRIF, encoded by the coding sequence ATGTACCCGTTTATCCGCAACCAGGATGTTGTGATCATTGAACCCTTTAACCGCAGGCCGCACCTGGGAGATGTCGTTGCCTTTCGGCACCCGAAATTTCGCGGTCTGGCCATTCATCGTGTGGTCGGCAGACGCAAAGATTCGTTTTTGTTGAAAGGCGATAACGCAAAGCGTGCCGACGGCTGGTTGGCTTTTTCCCAGTTGACCGGATGTGTCGTGCAAACAGAACGCAATGCCCGTCTGAGACGCCCCCAGTCCCGTCTTGAATCGATCCTCATTGCCGGTCTGTCCCGTATCGGACTCTTGATTCCCATTCGCAAAATGATCAAATCGAACATGCCCGGCATGGTTTCTCCGCTTCAGCGAATTTTTTGA
- a CDS encoding radical SAM protein, with product MENYLEQQPITDYPLWERYKGRHKLHTITFEITERCNFNCRHCYINQPAGDRQRKKNEMSREFILKTADEAINLGAVWCLLTGGEPLLRPDFSDIYIDLKRKGLLLMLFTNAGLITKEHINVFKEYPPYAIEVTIYGATRETFEKVTRKPGSFERFRHGLNLLVEHKIPVRLKAMALQSNVHEMQEIAKFARQYTADFYRFDPQLSLRADFDQERNEIIRQERLTQNQIVDLENRDDQRREALSKHCDKYIMSGPDRQTAYLLNCGAGNGSVVVSYDGRLKLCPYMLQPEFIYDLKQGSLADAWKTFIPNVRKTTTQNPEYLNRCNNCRIFNLCSWCAAHAYLETGQSDQPVEYLCQVAQARAGKSEKSHRDEK from the coding sequence ATGGAAAATTATCTTGAACAGCAACCGATCACCGATTATCCCCTGTGGGAGCGATACAAAGGTCGGCATAAATTGCATACCATCACATTCGAAATCACGGAGCGATGTAATTTCAATTGCCGGCATTGTTATATTAACCAACCCGCCGGAGACAGGCAGCGTAAAAAAAATGAGATGTCAAGAGAGTTTATTTTAAAAACAGCGGATGAAGCTATTAATTTGGGCGCGGTGTGGTGTCTGCTCACCGGAGGGGAACCGCTTTTGCGCCCGGATTTCTCGGATATTTATATTGATCTCAAACGCAAAGGCCTGTTGTTGATGTTGTTTACCAATGCCGGATTGATCACAAAAGAACATATCAACGTGTTCAAAGAATATCCGCCTTATGCCATCGAGGTTACGATTTACGGCGCGACCCGCGAAACCTTTGAAAAAGTGACCCGCAAACCCGGCTCTTTTGAGCGTTTTCGGCATGGATTGAATCTTTTAGTCGAACACAAGATTCCGGTGCGCCTCAAAGCCATGGCGCTGCAGTCCAACGTTCACGAAATGCAGGAAATCGCAAAGTTTGCGCGACAGTACACAGCAGATTTTTATCGTTTTGATCCGCAGCTGAGTCTGCGCGCGGACTTTGATCAGGAACGCAATGAAATAATCAGGCAGGAGCGTTTGACCCAAAACCAGATCGTCGATCTTGAAAACCGCGATGATCAACGACGGGAAGCGCTGTCCAAACATTGTGATAAATATATCATGTCCGGACCGGACCGGCAAACCGCATACTTGCTCAACTGCGGAGCCGGAAACGGCAGTGTGGTGGTTTCTTATGACGGAAGGCTGAAACTGTGTCCGTATATGCTTCAGCCCGAATTTATCTACGATTTGAAACAGGGTTCTTTGGCAGACGCATGGAAGACCTTTATCCCAAACGTGCGCAAGACAACCACACAAAATCCGGAATACCTGAACCGCTGCAACAATTGCCGCATCTTTAATCTCTGTTCCTGGTGTGCAGCGCACGCCTATCTCGAAACCGGTCAGTCGGACCAACCGGTCGAGTATCTCTGTCAGGTGGCGCAGGCCCGCGCGGGAAAATCTGAGAAATCTCACAGAGACGAAAAGTGA